One Janthinobacterium sp. TB1-E2 genomic region harbors:
- a CDS encoding DNA topoisomerase IB yields the protein MEISATTTARAAGLRYTGDHQSGIARSGKPGKFRYRDTDGKVLRDAATLARIKALAIPPAWTDVWICPHANGHLQATGRDARGRKQYRYHARWRQVRDEVKYERMLSFGRALPAIRAAVARGMQLPGLPREKVLATIVHLLELTMMRIGNEEYARTNKSFGLTTLRTRHVQVDGSAVAFHFKGKSGVRHDIRLSDRRLARVLQRMRELPGQELFQYVDEDGARHGIGSGDVNDYLREVTGEDYTAKDFRTWSGTLLAALALQAFELVDSDAQAKKNIVQAIESVAKKLGNTPTICRKCYVHPAVLESYLDGSLLEGMRARARQQMQDDLQALAPEEAAVLALLQQRLQGAATVKPGVPAGNVPTA from the coding sequence ATGGAAATATCCGCCACCACCACGGCCCGCGCCGCCGGCCTGCGCTACACGGGCGACCATCAGAGCGGCATCGCCCGATCGGGCAAGCCCGGCAAGTTCCGTTACCGCGACACGGATGGCAAAGTCCTGCGCGATGCCGCCACCCTGGCGCGTATCAAGGCGCTGGCCATTCCGCCGGCCTGGACGGACGTGTGGATCTGCCCGCACGCGAATGGCCATTTGCAGGCGACGGGGCGCGATGCGCGGGGCCGCAAGCAATACCGCTACCATGCGCGCTGGCGCCAGGTGCGCGATGAAGTGAAATACGAGCGCATGCTCAGCTTTGGCCGCGCCCTGCCCGCCATCCGCGCCGCCGTCGCACGCGGCATGCAGCTGCCGGGCTTGCCCCGTGAAAAAGTGCTGGCCACCATCGTGCATCTGCTGGAATTGACGATGATGCGCATCGGCAACGAGGAATATGCGCGCACGAACAAATCGTTCGGCCTGACCACCCTGCGCACGCGCCACGTGCAGGTCGACGGCAGCGCCGTGGCCTTCCACTTCAAGGGCAAGAGCGGCGTGCGCCACGATATCCGCCTGAGCGACCGGCGCCTGGCCAGGGTGCTGCAGCGCATGCGCGAACTGCCGGGGCAGGAACTGTTTCAATATGTCGATGAGGATGGTGCGCGCCACGGCATCGGTTCGGGCGACGTCAACGATTATCTGCGCGAGGTGACGGGCGAAGACTACACGGCCAAGGATTTCCGCACCTGGTCCGGCACCCTGCTGGCCGCGCTGGCCCTGCAGGCGTTCGAACTGGTCGATTCCGATGCGCAAGCGAAGAAAAACATCGTGCAGGCGATCGAGTCCGTGGCCAAGAAGCTGGGCAACACGCCGACGATCTGCCGCAAGTGCTATGTGCACCCGGCCGTGCTGGAATCGTATCTCGATGGCAGTTTATTGGAAGGCATGCGGGCGCGGGCGCGGCAGCAGATGCAGGACGATTTGCAGGCGCTGGCGCCGGAGGAAGCGGCCGTGCTGGCCTTGCTGCAGCAGCGGCTGCAGGGTGCCGCTACGGTCAAGCCCGGCGTTCCGGCTGGCAA
- a CDS encoding YkvA family protein, which produces MFGRKKNLEEDHAPQADKQYEKKYTDDSFWDKVVKFAKTAGREVIEKALWLYYAAQQPNTPLWAKTAIYGALGYFISPIDAIPDITPVVGYADDLAVLAAAVATVATYITAEVKERAAEKLRGWFGA; this is translated from the coding sequence ATGTTTGGCAGAAAAAAGAATCTGGAAGAAGACCACGCCCCCCAGGCCGACAAGCAGTATGAAAAGAAATACACGGATGACAGCTTCTGGGACAAGGTTGTCAAGTTCGCCAAGACGGCGGGACGCGAAGTCATCGAAAAAGCCCTGTGGCTGTATTACGCGGCGCAGCAGCCGAATACGCCGCTGTGGGCCAAGACGGCCATCTATGGCGCACTCGGCTATTTCATTTCGCCCATCGATGCGATTCCCGATATCACGCCCGTGGTCGGCTATGCGGATGACCTGGCCGTGCTAGCGGCGGCTGTTGCCACGGTGGCCACCTACATCACGGCCGAGGTCAAGGAACGGGCCGCCGAGAAACTGCGCGGCTGGTTCGGCGCCTAG
- a CDS encoding serine hydrolase domain-containing protein, with translation MKRRSVLGLGVSMALLQTGCATDPARLAWETAFDRFMRDGLARTETPGMSVAVVRGEQTIFARGYGWADIQAGKKADASTVFHVASVSKLVTATAAMMLLEQGAFQLDDKVAAYLDFPLMHPKFPDVPITFRHLLSHTSGISDAVYEKTTTFAVQGDPRLPLRDFVKGYLSRGGAWYDADVSFAARPGTEWRYSNVGIALLGYLVGRLNPDGLDAFTHEHLFEPLGMDSTAWKLAGLPRRAVVAQPYAHKEPGLQALPPVGYPDWPAGLLRSSAHDFARFLAIFSNGGRVDGHRYLQDSTLQLFFAPQAAPVVPADSSVRQALVWLLRDVDGRPLATHSGGDPGAASVVCVDRASKTAVLAFANVSADKEFRSFQKEVVLRLLAHGGGAQAR, from the coding sequence ATGAAACGAAGAAGCGTGCTGGGACTGGGCGTCTCGATGGCCCTGCTGCAAACGGGCTGCGCCACCGATCCGGCCAGGCTGGCGTGGGAAACGGCATTTGACAGATTCATGCGCGATGGCCTGGCCCGCACGGAAACGCCGGGCATGAGCGTGGCCGTGGTGCGCGGCGAGCAAACGATTTTCGCGCGCGGCTATGGCTGGGCCGACATCCAGGCCGGCAAGAAGGCCGACGCCAGCACGGTGTTCCATGTCGCCTCCGTCAGCAAGCTCGTCACGGCCACGGCCGCCATGATGCTGCTGGAACAGGGCGCCTTCCAGCTCGACGACAAGGTGGCGGCCTACCTGGACTTCCCGCTCATGCATCCGAAGTTTCCCGACGTGCCCATCACCTTTCGCCATTTGCTCAGCCACACCTCGGGCATTTCCGACGCCGTGTACGAAAAGACGACGACGTTTGCCGTGCAGGGCGACCCGCGATTACCGCTGCGCGACTTCGTCAAGGGTTACCTGTCGCGCGGCGGCGCCTGGTATGACGCGGACGTGTCGTTTGCGGCCCGGCCCGGCACGGAATGGCGCTACAGCAATGTCGGCATCGCCCTGCTCGGCTATCTGGTGGGCCGTTTGAACCCCGATGGCCTCGACGCCTTTACCCACGAGCACCTGTTCGAACCGCTGGGCATGGACAGCACGGCGTGGAAACTGGCTGGCTTGCCGCGGCGCGCCGTCGTAGCCCAGCCGTACGCGCACAAGGAGCCGGGCCTGCAAGCGCTGCCGCCCGTCGGCTATCCGGACTGGCCGGCCGGCCTGCTGCGCAGCTCGGCGCATGACTTTGCCCGCTTCCTGGCCATCTTCAGCAATGGCGGCCGGGTCGATGGCCATCGCTACCTGCAAGACTCCACCCTGCAATTGTTTTTCGCGCCTCAAGCAGCCCCCGTCGTGCCCGCCGATTCGTCCGTGCGGCAAGCCCTCGTGTGGCTGCTGCGCGACGTCGACGGCAGGCCGCTGGCCACGCACAGTGGCGGCGACCCGGGCGCCGCGTCCGTCGTCTGCGTCGACCGCGCCAGCAAGACAGCCGTGCTGGCCTTCGCCAACGTCAGCGCCGACAAGGAGTTCCGTTCATTCCAGAAAGAAGTCGTGTTGCGCCTGCTGGCGCATGGCGGCGGCGCGCAAGCGCGGTAG
- a CDS encoding cation:proton antiporter has protein sequence MSTTAWFILIGCLMLARGLGADGIARLPLTSAMAYLGVGLLLGPMFLGLFSFDLVQQAPLLETLTEIAVLISLFSAGVKMPVPFSLARWLPSLRLAWLSMAISVALVAAFACLVLGLPLGAGILLGAILAPTDPVLATDVQLRHAGDREQLRFMLTSEAGMNDGSGFPFVMLGLGLLGLHELGPHGVTWLWRDLVWASAGAIGMGAAGGALLAWLGWQVRAKEPKHAMLDDLAALGLIALVYGVSTWLHAWGFLAVFFAGVALRQTELRLAGAPKDRHGLLQAEETHAVSAAKPHDSDVPLTVSGESLVFKEHLERLSELTLVLLLGGAVTAAAWSWQAWSVALFLLLVARPASVMLGLLASGTSVRLRGLAAWFGVRGIGSLYYLSYAIAHGLADGLARELADITLVVVILSIVAHGLTVKPLLERYWRK, from the coding sequence ATGAGCACCACCGCCTGGTTCATCCTGATCGGTTGCCTGATGCTGGCGCGTGGCCTGGGCGCCGATGGCATCGCGCGCCTGCCATTGACCTCGGCCATGGCTTACCTGGGCGTGGGCCTGCTGCTGGGGCCCATGTTCCTCGGCCTGTTTTCGTTCGACCTGGTGCAGCAAGCGCCACTGCTGGAAACCCTGACGGAAATCGCCGTCCTCATCTCCCTGTTTTCCGCCGGCGTCAAGATGCCCGTGCCCTTCAGCCTGGCGCGCTGGCTGCCGTCGCTGCGCCTGGCGTGGCTGTCGATGGCCATCTCCGTGGCCCTGGTGGCGGCCTTTGCGTGCCTGGTGCTGGGCCTGCCCCTGGGCGCGGGCATACTGCTGGGCGCCATCCTCGCGCCCACCGACCCCGTGCTGGCCACCGACGTGCAGCTGCGCCATGCGGGCGACCGCGAGCAATTGCGCTTCATGCTGACCAGCGAAGCGGGCATGAACGATGGCAGCGGCTTTCCCTTCGTCATGCTGGGTCTGGGCTTGCTGGGCCTGCATGAGCTGGGGCCGCACGGGGTCACCTGGCTGTGGCGCGATCTGGTCTGGGCCAGCGCGGGCGCCATTGGCATGGGCGCGGCCGGCGGCGCGCTGCTGGCCTGGCTGGGCTGGCAGGTGCGCGCGAAGGAGCCGAAACACGCGATGCTGGACGACCTGGCGGCCCTGGGCTTGATCGCCCTCGTGTATGGCGTGTCCACGTGGCTGCACGCGTGGGGCTTTCTGGCCGTGTTCTTCGCCGGCGTGGCCTTGCGCCAGACGGAACTGCGGCTGGCCGGCGCGCCGAAAGACCGGCACGGCTTGCTGCAGGCCGAGGAAACCCATGCCGTGTCCGCCGCCAAGCCGCACGACAGCGACGTGCCGCTGACCGTCAGCGGCGAATCCCTCGTCTTCAAGGAACACCTGGAACGCCTGTCCGAACTGACCCTGGTGCTGCTGCTGGGCGGCGCCGTCACGGCCGCCGCCTGGAGCTGGCAGGCGTGGAGCGTGGCGCTGTTCCTGCTGCTGGTGGCGCGCCCGGCCAGCGTGATGCTCGGTCTGCTGGCCTCGGGCACCAGCGTGCGCCTGCGCGGGCTGGCCGCCTGGTTCGGCGTGCGCGGCATCGGCTCGCTGTACTACCTCAGCTATGCCATCGCGCATGGCCTGGCGGACGGCCTGGCGCGCGAACTGGCCGACATCACCCTCGTCGTCGTCATCCTCTCCATCGTCGCCCACGGCCTGACGGTCAAACCGCTGCTGGAACGCTACTGGCGCAAATAG
- a CDS encoding mechanosensitive ion channel family protein has protein sequence MDLSTFHSLMGGPLRSALTVLVSALLVTLVAIGVHRAGIGLLKRLANGHPLASNVARVAFRASQLCLIVFGLRMVLASAPDDTPGLVAMSHLASVALIIALTWLAMQCIESLSITISQINPVDAADNLRARRRITQARVLTRSAHAIVVLLGLSFVLLTLPGARQIGASLLASAGVAGLVAGIAARPVLGNFIAGLQIAFSQPIRIDDVLIVNGEWGTVEEIKGTYVVVRVWDERRLIVPLQWFIENPFENWTHTSSEILGTVFLWLDFSIPIEPLRAELTRICEGAKQWDGRVCTVQATDSNERAVRVRFLISAVDSGTAFELRCMVREQMLAFITTHYPHGLPRLRSTHDPIELHAMQVQNDSVSLHKA, from the coding sequence ATGGATCTCAGCACGTTCCACTCGCTGATGGGAGGCCCGCTGCGCTCGGCGCTGACCGTGCTCGTTTCCGCCCTGCTCGTCACCCTGGTTGCCATCGGCGTGCACCGGGCCGGCATCGGCCTGCTGAAAAGACTGGCCAATGGCCACCCGCTTGCCAGCAACGTCGCGCGCGTGGCCTTCCGCGCCAGCCAGCTGTGCCTGATCGTCTTCGGCTTGCGCATGGTGCTGGCCAGCGCGCCCGACGACACGCCGGGCCTGGTCGCCATGTCGCACCTGGCCAGCGTGGCGCTGATCATCGCGCTGACCTGGCTGGCCATGCAATGCATCGAATCGCTCAGCATCACGATTTCCCAGATCAATCCCGTCGACGCGGCCGACAACCTGCGCGCGCGGCGCCGGATCACCCAGGCCCGCGTGCTCACACGCAGCGCGCACGCCATCGTGGTCCTCCTGGGCCTGTCCTTCGTGCTGCTGACCTTGCCCGGCGCGCGGCAGATCGGCGCCAGCCTGCTGGCGTCGGCCGGCGTGGCGGGCCTGGTGGCCGGTATCGCCGCCCGGCCCGTGCTCGGCAATTTCATCGCAGGCCTGCAAATTGCGTTCTCTCAACCGATCCGCATCGACGACGTGCTGATCGTCAACGGAGAATGGGGCACGGTCGAGGAAATCAAGGGCACGTATGTGGTCGTGCGCGTATGGGACGAGCGCCGTTTGATCGTGCCGCTGCAGTGGTTCATTGAAAATCCGTTCGAGAACTGGACGCATACCTCCTCGGAGATCCTGGGCACAGTGTTCCTGTGGCTCGATTTCAGCATCCCGATCGAGCCGCTGCGCGCGGAACTGACGCGCATCTGCGAAGGCGCCAAGCAATGGGATGGCCGGGTCTGCACCGTGCAGGCGACGGATTCGAACGAGCGGGCCGTGCGTGTGCGTTTCCTCATCAGCGCTGTCGATTCAGGCACGGCGTTCGAATTGCGCTGCATGGTACGCGAGCAGATGCTGGCCTTCATCACCACCCACTATCCGCACGGCCTGCCCCGCTTGCGCTCCACGCACGACCCCATCGAGCTGCACGCCATGCAGGTACAGAACGACAGCGTGTCGCTGCACAAAGCATAA
- a CDS encoding alpha,alpha-trehalose-phosphate synthase (UDP-forming), which yields MSLRFILPLALVLGLFAYIVVPLLDNITLRWYVRDLDSRAELLAGTLRPSLTEYLPAQDATRISELFQGATRDERLIAIGFCDNAGHLLYQSAQYPASIGCWSTPSTGGLYKSLAQLPQGQVHISETPVMQDASQLGRLVLVQDMSFVERRNTDTKRFIFAFLAVLAVLISLMTVFVAHLSWRGWLAAVKDILRGELLSKNNPAVAAAAPAAAPAPPPEMQPLIGDLRELLQEYHLERQGDNGWSSDWTPDKLRALLEADLSGDQVLVVSNREPYIHTKTETGVAVQRPASGLVTAVEAVMRACSGTWIAHGAGSADRETVDKLDHVPVPPDNPSYTLRRVWLTQEEEQGYYYGFANEGMWPLCHIAHVRPVFRSSDWEQYVKVNRRFADAVIAEAKADNPVVLVQDYHFALLPRMVREALPKATIITFWHIPWPNSESFGICPWREEILDGLLGSTILGFHTPFHRKNFLETVDRYLETRIEPEASTISYGGEMTQVEDYPISIAWPEDNPDQPDVATCRAQIRSELGVAPDHLLGIGVDRLDYTKGIVERFQAVERMLEQQPGMVGHFTFVQIAAPSRASLDEYQSFDARVRKMVERINRRFGSGDYVPILLKAEHHGQDDLQRYFRASEVCMVTSLHDGMNLVAKEFIAARDDELGVLVLSQFTGAARELHEALIINPYHIEQGADALYRALVMPPVEQRERMKSMRARVKHFNVYRWAGRMLLDAARLRQRDKVMTKIDAHSRIKRRKGI from the coding sequence ATGTCCTTGCGCTTCATCCTGCCACTGGCCCTGGTGCTGGGACTGTTTGCCTATATCGTGGTACCCCTGCTCGACAACATCACCCTGCGCTGGTATGTGCGCGATCTCGACAGCCGGGCAGAACTGCTCGCCGGAACCCTCCGGCCTTCGCTCACCGAATACCTGCCCGCGCAGGATGCCACCCGCATCAGCGAACTGTTCCAGGGCGCCACGCGCGACGAGCGCCTGATCGCCATCGGCTTTTGCGACAATGCGGGCCATTTGCTGTACCAGTCCGCGCAATACCCCGCTTCGATCGGCTGCTGGAGCACGCCTTCCACGGGCGGCTTGTACAAATCCCTGGCGCAATTGCCGCAAGGGCAAGTCCATATCAGCGAAACGCCCGTGATGCAGGATGCGTCCCAGCTGGGCCGGTTGGTGCTGGTGCAGGACATGAGCTTTGTCGAGCGCCGCAATACCGATACCAAACGTTTCATTTTTGCCTTCCTGGCCGTGCTGGCCGTGCTGATTTCCCTGATGACCGTGTTCGTGGCCCACCTGAGCTGGCGCGGCTGGCTGGCGGCCGTCAAGGACATTTTGCGCGGCGAATTGCTGTCGAAGAATAATCCTGCCGTTGCCGCCGCCGCACCGGCCGCCGCGCCCGCGCCGCCGCCGGAAATGCAGCCGCTGATCGGCGACTTGCGCGAATTGCTGCAGGAATACCATCTGGAACGCCAGGGCGATAACGGCTGGTCGTCCGACTGGACGCCGGACAAGCTGCGCGCCTTGCTGGAAGCGGACCTGTCGGGCGACCAGGTGCTCGTGGTGTCGAACCGCGAACCGTATATCCACACCAAAACGGAGACCGGTGTTGCGGTGCAGCGTCCCGCCAGCGGCCTGGTGACGGCCGTGGAAGCCGTGATGCGCGCCTGCTCCGGCACGTGGATCGCGCATGGCGCCGGTTCCGCCGACCGCGAGACGGTTGACAAGCTCGACCACGTGCCCGTGCCGCCCGATAACCCCAGCTATACCTTGCGCCGCGTGTGGCTGACGCAAGAGGAAGAGCAGGGCTATTATTATGGCTTCGCCAATGAAGGCATGTGGCCGCTGTGCCATATCGCCCATGTGCGCCCCGTGTTCCGCTCGTCCGACTGGGAGCAGTATGTGAAGGTCAACCGCCGCTTTGCCGACGCCGTGATCGCCGAGGCGAAGGCGGACAACCCCGTCGTACTGGTGCAGGATTACCACTTTGCCTTGCTGCCGCGCATGGTGCGCGAAGCCTTGCCGAAGGCGACGATTATCACTTTCTGGCATATCCCGTGGCCGAACTCGGAATCGTTCGGCATTTGCCCATGGCGCGAAGAAATCCTCGACGGCTTGCTGGGCAGCACGATTCTCGGCTTCCACACGCCATTCCACCGCAAGAATTTCCTCGAAACGGTGGACCGCTACCTGGAAACCCGTATCGAACCGGAAGCGTCGACCATTTCCTATGGCGGCGAGATGACGCAGGTCGAGGATTATCCGATTTCCATCGCCTGGCCGGAAGATAACCCGGACCAGCCCGACGTGGCCACGTGCCGCGCACAGATTCGCAGCGAACTGGGCGTGGCGCCCGACCACTTGCTGGGCATCGGCGTGGACCGCCTCGACTACACGAAAGGCATCGTCGAGCGCTTCCAGGCCGTCGAGCGCATGCTGGAGCAGCAGCCCGGCATGGTCGGTCATTTTACCTTCGTGCAAATCGCCGCCCCGAGCCGCGCGTCGCTCGATGAATACCAGAGTTTCGACGCCCGGGTGCGCAAGATGGTCGAACGCATCAACCGCCGCTTCGGCAGCGGCGACTATGTGCCCATCCTGCTGAAAGCCGAACACCATGGCCAGGACGACTTGCAGCGCTATTTCCGCGCCTCGGAAGTCTGCATGGTGACAAGCTTGCATGACGGCATGAATCTGGTGGCCAAGGAATTCATCGCCGCGCGCGACGACGAGCTGGGCGTGCTGGTGCTGAGCCAGTTCACGGGCGCCGCGCGCGAGCTGCACGAAGCGCTGATCATCAACCCCTACCATATCGAGCAGGGCGCCGACGCCCTGTACCGCGCCCTAGTGATGCCGCCCGTGGAACAGCGCGAGCGCATGAAGAGCATGCGGGCCCGTGTGAAACATTTCAATGTCTACCGCTGGGCCGGGCGCATGCTGCTCGATGCGGCCCGTCTGCGCCAGCGCGACAAGGTCATGACCAAGATCGATGCCCACAGCCGCATCAAGCGGCGCAAGGGGATCTGA
- the otsB gene encoding trehalose-phosphatase, which produces MAEIPDDSAALLQLLSAPGSAVFFDFDGTLVDLAPTPDGVRLEAGVVDALMLLARWHGGALALVSGRPVAQIDAMLAPLILPVAGVHGVERRGADGTRHVAATPDVSSVLAHARALAAVYPGLLVEHKRGAVALHYRLAPELEQLCLQEMTLAVQACPGLLLLHGKMVLEAKPAATDKGGAIAAFMAEAPFKGRRPVFAGDDTTDEAGFAYVQQIGGQGVKVGSGPSAASLRLASPDVLRTVLLAASVSPFKE; this is translated from the coding sequence ATGGCGGAGATCCCTGACGATAGCGCAGCCTTGCTGCAACTGCTGAGTGCGCCCGGCAGCGCCGTTTTCTTCGACTTCGACGGCACCCTGGTCGACCTGGCGCCCACGCCCGACGGCGTGCGCCTGGAAGCGGGCGTGGTCGACGCGCTGATGCTGCTGGCGCGCTGGCATGGCGGCGCGCTGGCCCTCGTTTCCGGCCGCCCCGTGGCGCAGATCGATGCCATGCTGGCGCCGCTGATCTTGCCCGTGGCCGGCGTGCATGGCGTGGAGCGGCGCGGCGCCGACGGCACACGGCATGTGGCGGCCACGCCCGACGTGTCGTCCGTGCTGGCGCATGCCCGCGCACTGGCGGCGGTGTACCCCGGCTTGCTGGTGGAACACAAGCGCGGCGCCGTGGCCCTGCATTACCGGCTGGCGCCGGAATTGGAGCAGCTGTGCCTGCAGGAAATGACGCTGGCCGTGCAAGCGTGCCCCGGTCTTTTGCTGTTGCATGGCAAAATGGTTCTGGAAGCCAAGCCGGCCGCCACGGACAAGGGCGGCGCCATTGCCGCCTTCATGGCCGAGGCGCCGTTCAAGGGACGCCGTCCCGTCTTCGCGGGCGACGATACCACCGACGAGGCAGGTTTTGCCTATGTTCAACAAATTGGGGGGCAGGGCGTGAAAGTGGGCAGCGGCCCCAGCGCCGCCAGCCTGCGCCTGGCCAGCCCGGACGTCTTGCGCACCGTATTGCTGGCCGCGTCCGTATCCCCGTTCAAGGAGTAG
- a CDS encoding glycoside hydrolase family 15 protein, translating to MTTSYDTPSGAHASAATAPPGQASLNCGVVGNCAFSALIDQAGQVVWSCLPRFDGDPVFNTLLDATENGSVWAIDIENFARSEQFYEPNTAVLRTRLYDTDGRGVEITDFAPRFLSRDRMFRPLMLIRRVRPLDHAVRIRVRLRPRYDWGKLAPQVTQGSHHIRYVGPEQTLRLNTDVSLNYVLSETYFVLGGTANFLLGPDETLAGGIDETARIFEKETINYWRTYTRRLAVPLEWQDVVIRAAITLKLSLYEDTGAIIAAMTTSIPEAPGSSRNWDYRYCWLRDAFFVVRALNSLSEVGTMEEYLRWLTNIVARSKGGHIQPLYGIGLEEQLPESMLDHLPGYRGNGPVRVGNQAQEHFQHDVYGNIVLGAAQAFLDHRLFHRAGRAEFAALEAVGDQAFKLHAEPDAGMWELRTRARVHTSSMLMSWAACDRLAKVAHKLGLPDRADHWNSRAVLIRERLLREAWSEERQAFAESLGGRDLDASVLLMAEVNFIDPMDPRFIATVDALEASLCDGPYMRRYEAPDDFGKPETAFNICTFWRIDALARIGRKDEARKIFETMLMARNHLGLLSEDTHPVTGEMWGNFPQTYSMVGLINCAVRLSAPWDSAI from the coding sequence ATGACGACATCCTATGACACCCCCAGCGGCGCCCACGCGTCCGCCGCCACCGCACCGCCCGGGCAAGCGTCCCTCAACTGCGGCGTGGTGGGCAATTGCGCCTTCAGCGCCCTGATCGACCAGGCAGGGCAGGTCGTCTGGTCCTGCCTGCCCCGTTTCGATGGCGACCCCGTCTTCAATACCTTGCTGGACGCGACGGAAAACGGCAGCGTGTGGGCCATCGACATTGAAAACTTTGCCCGCAGCGAGCAATTCTACGAGCCGAACACGGCCGTACTGCGCACGCGGCTGTACGACACGGATGGGCGCGGCGTGGAAATCACGGATTTCGCGCCCCGCTTCCTCAGCCGCGACCGCATGTTCCGCCCGCTGATGCTGATCCGCCGCGTGCGTCCGCTCGATCACGCCGTGCGCATCCGCGTGCGCCTGCGCCCCCGCTACGACTGGGGCAAGCTGGCGCCGCAGGTCACGCAGGGCAGCCACCACATCCGCTATGTGGGGCCGGAACAGACCTTGCGTCTGAACACCGATGTTTCGCTCAACTATGTGCTGAGTGAAACGTATTTCGTTCTGGGCGGCACCGCCAACTTCCTGCTGGGCCCCGATGAAACCCTGGCCGGCGGCATCGACGAGACGGCGCGCATCTTCGAAAAGGAAACGATTAACTATTGGCGCACCTACACGCGGCGCCTGGCCGTGCCGCTGGAATGGCAGGACGTGGTCATCCGCGCGGCCATCACATTAAAACTGTCTTTATATGAGGACACGGGCGCCATCATCGCCGCCATGACGACGAGCATTCCGGAAGCGCCGGGCAGCAGCCGCAACTGGGATTACCGTTACTGCTGGCTGCGCGACGCCTTCTTCGTCGTGCGGGCATTGAACAGCCTGTCGGAAGTTGGGACGATGGAAGAGTATTTGCGCTGGCTGACGAATATCGTCGCCCGCTCGAAAGGCGGCCACATCCAGCCCCTGTACGGCATCGGCCTGGAAGAGCAGTTGCCCGAATCCATGCTCGACCACTTGCCCGGCTACCGCGGCAATGGTCCCGTGCGCGTCGGCAACCAGGCGCAGGAACACTTTCAGCACGACGTTTATGGCAACATCGTCCTGGGGGCCGCGCAGGCTTTCCTCGACCACCGCTTGTTCCACCGGGCGGGCAGGGCCGAGTTTGCCGCGCTGGAAGCCGTGGGTGACCAAGCCTTCAAATTGCACGCGGAACCGGACGCGGGCATGTGGGAGTTGCGCACGCGGGCCAGGGTCCATACCTCGTCCATGCTGATGAGCTGGGCCGCCTGCGACCGCCTGGCCAAGGTCGCCCATAAACTGGGCTTGCCGGACCGCGCCGACCACTGGAACAGCCGCGCCGTGCTGATACGCGAGAGATTACTGCGCGAAGCGTGGAGCGAGGAGCGCCAGGCCTTCGCGGAAAGCCTGGGCGGGCGCGACCTCGACGCATCCGTGCTGCTGATGGCGGAAGTCAACTTCATCGACCCCATGGACCCCCGTTTCATCGCCACCGTCGACGCGCTGGAAGCATCGCTGTGCGACGGCCCCTACATGCGCCGCTACGAAGCGCCCGATGACTTCGGCAAGCCTGAGACGGCCTTCAACATCTGCACCTTCTGGCGCATCGACGCCCTGGCCCGCATCGGCAGGAAAGACGAAGCGCGCAAAATCTTCGAAACGATGTTGATGGCGCGTAATCACCTGGGTTTGCTGTCGGAAGATACGCATCCGGTGACGGGGGAGATGTGGGGCAATTTCCCGCAGACGTATTCGATGGTGGGCCTGATTAATTGCGCGGTCAGGCTGTCGGCGCCTTGGGATAGTGCGATTTAA